In Euphorbia lathyris chromosome 10, ddEupLath1.1, whole genome shotgun sequence, a single genomic region encodes these proteins:
- the LOC136209399 gene encoding dihydroneopterin aldolase 2-like has protein sequence MEDEEIIGGDKLILRGLKFHGFHGVKPAERTLGQKFLIDVDAWMDLRAAGKSDQLSDTISYTDIYRIVKGIVEGTPQNLLESVAEQIASSTLTKHPRISAVRVKVGKPHVAVHGPLDYLGVEILRRRGVHTAD, from the exons ATGGAAGATGAGGAAATTATTGGAGGAGACAAACTCATATTAAGAGGGTTGAAATTCCATGGATTCCATGGAGTAAAACCTGCAGAAAGAACACTTGGACAGAAATTCTTGATAGATGTTGATGCCTGGATGGATCTCAGAGCTGCTGGTAAATCCGATCAGCTCTCCGATACTATTAGCTATACCGATATTTACCG CATCGTTAAGGGAATCGTTGAGGGAACACCGCAGAATCTACTTGAGTCGGTGGCTGAACAAATCGCCTCTTCTACCCTGACTAAGCACCCCAGAATATCCGCTGTGCGCGTAAAAGTTGGGAAGCCTCATGTTGCTGTTCATGGTCCATTGGATTATTTGGGAGTTGAGATTCTCCGGCGCAGAGGTGTTCATACCGCAGACTAA